The following coding sequences are from one Reyranella humidisoli window:
- a CDS encoding serine hydrolase domain-containing protein has product MNDLNDAISFALAAESKWPASMYMPDGQFVMTYDSGEKAPDNEVLGPVTPRGGPSGIVYRGGQKLAEWGDVDRADMTFSVAKSYLALLAGLALGDGLIKSLDDKVAAYALDDGFTSEQNRDITWRHLLTQTSEWSGSVFGKEDRIDHNRVVGVAVADAPKGTRRAMKKPGSFYEYNDVRVNRLSRSLLQVFKEPLPQVLKRRIMDPIGGSQTWKWDGYRNSFDTIDGRPMLSVPGGGHWGGGIVISARDLSLMGRLVAQGGVWEGKQILPQGWTDELVKPCPVAPFYGLMWWLNTDKRQFAAASERSYFALGWGSHIVWIDPDNDLVTVLRWIDRKKAPEFVERLLGAIKA; this is encoded by the coding sequence ATGAACGACCTGAACGACGCCATCTCCTTCGCCTTGGCCGCCGAATCCAAGTGGCCGGCCAGCATGTACATGCCCGACGGGCAGTTCGTGATGACCTACGATTCCGGGGAGAAGGCGCCCGACAACGAGGTGCTGGGCCCGGTGACGCCGCGCGGCGGTCCCTCGGGTATCGTCTATCGCGGCGGCCAGAAGCTCGCCGAATGGGGCGATGTCGACCGCGCCGACATGACCTTCAGCGTGGCCAAGAGCTATCTTGCCCTCCTCGCCGGCCTGGCGCTGGGCGACGGGCTGATCAAGAGCCTCGACGACAAGGTCGCGGCCTATGCGCTCGACGACGGGTTCACGAGCGAGCAGAACCGCGACATCACCTGGCGCCACCTGCTGACGCAGACCAGCGAATGGTCGGGCAGCGTCTTCGGCAAGGAAGACCGCATCGATCACAATCGCGTGGTGGGCGTCGCCGTCGCCGATGCGCCCAAGGGCACGCGGCGCGCGATGAAGAAGCCGGGCAGCTTTTACGAATACAACGACGTGAGGGTGAACCGGCTGTCGCGCTCGCTGCTGCAGGTGTTCAAGGAGCCGCTGCCGCAGGTGCTGAAGCGACGCATCATGGATCCGATCGGCGGCTCGCAGACCTGGAAGTGGGACGGCTATCGCAATTCCTTCGACACGATCGACGGCAGGCCGATGCTGTCGGTGCCGGGCGGCGGCCACTGGGGCGGCGGCATCGTCATCTCGGCGCGCGACCTCTCGCTGATGGGAAGGCTCGTCGCGCAGGGCGGCGTCTGGGAGGGCAAGCAGATCCTGCCCCAGGGCTGGACCGACGAGCTGGTGAAGCCCTGCCCCGTCGCGCCCTTCTACGGGCTGATGTGGTGGCTCAACACCGACAAGCGCCAGTTCGCCGCTGCCTCGGAGCGCAGCTACTTCGCGCTGGGCTGGGGCAGCCACATCGTCTGGATCGATCCCGACAACGACCTCGTCACGGTGCTGCGCTGGATCGACCGCAAGAAGGCGCCGGAATTCGTCGAACGTCTGCTGGGTGCGATCAAGGCATGA
- a CDS encoding ActS/PrrB/RegB family redox-sensitive histidine kinase: MAERADDAPPPAAPRRTAAMSVLPRGGVRLRTLVLIRWGAVAGQAFTVAVVHWGLGFGMPVLAVGGTIALSALLNLTVSIGRPGSARIYDREAAVFLAFDILQLAVLLYLTGGLINPFSLLLLAPVAIGATILSLASNVALTLLTIASIALLGLFYQPLPWKGPPPNLPDIYQAGVWAGLSLTTLLITLYGWRLAEEQRQMADALAAAQAALAREQQLSALGALAAAAAHELGSPLSTIAVVTKEMQREIEFDDPLREDVELLAAESERCRSILARLSMDPAGDVSDSYTLVPLPALIEAAAQNYAREEIEIAFVSGPFGEGVPKTAPIQLRSPEIMQGIGNIVQNAVSFARKEVRVATRWTRDWSEVEVVDDGPGFSEALLDELGTPFISTRQGQEGHMGLGVFIAKTLLERTGANVTFGNRSDTGGGAAVSVRWPNPVFKAT, from the coding sequence GTGGCGGAGCGTGCGGACGACGCCCCGCCGCCCGCCGCTCCCCGGCGCACCGCCGCCATGTCCGTCCTGCCGCGCGGCGGCGTGCGCCTGCGCACGCTGGTTCTCATCCGCTGGGGCGCCGTCGCAGGGCAGGCCTTCACCGTCGCGGTGGTGCATTGGGGACTTGGCTTCGGCATGCCGGTCCTGGCGGTCGGCGGCACGATCGCCCTTTCGGCGCTGCTCAACCTCACCGTCAGCATCGGTCGTCCCGGCTCGGCGCGAATCTACGACCGCGAGGCCGCGGTCTTCCTGGCATTCGATATCCTGCAGCTCGCCGTGCTGCTCTACCTCACCGGCGGCCTGATCAATCCCTTCTCGCTGCTGCTGCTCGCGCCGGTCGCGATCGGCGCAACCATCCTGTCGCTGGCGAGCAACGTGGCGCTCACGCTGCTCACGATCGCGAGCATCGCGCTGCTGGGCCTGTTCTATCAGCCGCTGCCGTGGAAGGGGCCGCCGCCCAACCTGCCCGACATCTATCAGGCGGGCGTGTGGGCCGGCCTGTCGCTCACGACCCTGCTGATCACCCTCTACGGTTGGCGGCTGGCCGAGGAGCAGCGGCAAATGGCCGATGCGCTGGCGGCGGCCCAGGCGGCGCTGGCGCGCGAGCAGCAGCTCTCGGCGCTGGGCGCCCTCGCGGCGGCTGCCGCCCACGAACTGGGCTCGCCGCTGTCGACCATCGCGGTCGTCACGAAGGAAATGCAGCGCGAGATCGAGTTCGACGATCCGTTGCGCGAGGACGTCGAGTTGCTGGCCGCCGAATCGGAGCGCTGCCGCTCGATCCTGGCGCGCCTGTCGATGGACCCGGCCGGCGACGTCTCGGACTCCTACACGCTGGTGCCGCTGCCGGCCCTGATCGAGGCCGCCGCACAGAACTACGCCCGCGAGGAGATCGAGATCGCTTTCGTGTCGGGGCCTTTCGGCGAGGGGGTGCCAAAGACCGCACCGATCCAGCTGCGCAGCCCCGAGATCATGCAGGGTATCGGAAACATCGTGCAGAACGCCGTTTCCTTCGCCCGCAAGGAGGTGCGCGTTGCCACCCGCTGGACGCGGGACTGGTCGGAAGTCGAGGTCGTGGACGACGGGCCGGGCTTCTCCGAGGCCCTGCTCGACGAGTTGGGGACACCGTTCATTTCGACCCGGCAGGGCCAGGAAGGGCATATGGGCCTGGGCGTCTTCATCGCCAAGACGCTGCTGGAGCGTACCGGGGCCAACGTGACCTTCGGCAATCGCAGCGACACGGGCGGCGGGGCGGCCGTCTCGGTGCGCTGGCCAAATCCGGTCTTCAAGGCTACATAG
- a CDS encoding helix-turn-helix transcriptional regulator, with amino-acid sequence MQLNPVLPLTAFMDVGSSTSLSRVMDMEEYRGTRFYAEWAAPQRFHDVVVTVLAKSASAMGMFGVTRLEDEGLAGESEIRRMELVSPHIRRAVTIARLFDGVRAQDAALNATFDAMSDAVWLLDAAGVVLFANAASRVLTEDNGPVTNAGERFAFRDSVAAESLNAALRGIGNGGPVGEFPVSTPDGRPFIAYLVSLAPKGRLAPASGAACALFMRPVVADEMPPMQALAQLYGLTPREFQVLTGLLQFGGVPEVARNFGLSATTVRSHLQSIFDKTGVRSQSDLARLAASSLPPVVSR; translated from the coding sequence GTGCAGCTCAATCCCGTGCTGCCGCTCACCGCCTTCATGGATGTCGGTTCGTCGACCTCGCTGTCGCGCGTGATGGACATGGAGGAGTATCGCGGGACGCGCTTTTATGCGGAGTGGGCGGCGCCGCAGCGTTTTCACGATGTGGTCGTGACGGTCCTCGCCAAGAGTGCGTCGGCGATGGGGATGTTCGGCGTGACGCGGCTCGAAGACGAGGGCCTTGCGGGCGAGAGCGAGATTCGGCGCATGGAACTCGTCTCGCCGCACATACGGCGTGCCGTGACCATCGCCCGTCTGTTCGACGGCGTGCGCGCGCAGGACGCGGCGCTGAACGCGACCTTCGATGCGATGTCCGATGCGGTGTGGCTGCTCGATGCGGCGGGCGTCGTGCTGTTCGCCAACGCGGCGTCGCGGGTCCTGACCGAGGATAACGGACCGGTTACCAATGCCGGCGAGCGCTTCGCCTTTCGCGACAGTGTCGCTGCGGAAAGCCTGAACGCCGCCCTGCGCGGCATTGGCAACGGAGGCCCGGTTGGCGAATTCCCCGTCTCGACACCCGACGGCCGACCCTTCATCGCCTATCTCGTGTCGCTCGCCCCGAAGGGGCGCCTGGCCCCGGCGTCAGGGGCCGCGTGCGCCCTGTTCATGCGCCCGGTGGTCGCCGACGAAATGCCGCCCATGCAAGCTCTTGCCCAGCTCTATGGCCTGACGCCGCGAGAATTCCAGGTCCTCACCGGTCTGCTGCAGTTCGGCGGCGTGCCGGAGGTGGCGCGCAATTTCGGATTGTCGGCAACCACCGTGCGCTCGCACCTCCAAAGCATTTTCGACAAGACCGGCGTGCGCAGCCAGAGCGACCTCGCACGGCTGGCCGCGTCGAGCCTTCCGCCGGTCGTCTCACGCTGA
- a CDS encoding ActR/PrrA/RegA family redox response regulator transcription factor, translating into MTQDSGANRPVSPVIAGATSNKDRTLLIADDDAAFRNRIARALEQRGFIVTAVGSVAEALAQTARPPAFAVLDLRLADGNGLELVGPLRQARPDIRIVVLTGYGNIATAVAAVKEGAVDYLAKPADADAIEQALTAHGRKLPPPPSNPMSADRVRWEHIQRVFEQCDRNVSETARRLNMHRRTLQRILGKHAPREH; encoded by the coding sequence ATGACCCAGGACAGCGGCGCCAATCGCCCTGTGTCCCCTGTCATCGCCGGTGCGACGAGCAACAAGGACCGTACCTTGCTCATCGCCGACGACGATGCAGCTTTCCGCAACCGGATCGCGCGTGCGCTTGAGCAACGCGGGTTCATCGTGACCGCGGTCGGCTCGGTGGCCGAGGCGCTGGCGCAAACCGCCCGTCCACCGGCCTTCGCCGTGCTCGACCTCCGGCTGGCCGACGGCAACGGCCTGGAGCTGGTCGGCCCGCTGCGCCAGGCCCGCCCCGACATTCGCATCGTCGTCCTGACCGGCTACGGCAACATCGCGACCGCCGTCGCCGCCGTGAAGGAAGGCGCCGTCGACTATCTCGCCAAGCCGGCCGACGCCGACGCCATCGAGCAGGCGCTGACGGCCCACGGCCGCAAGCTGCCGCCGCCGCCCAGCAATCCGATGTCGGCTGACCGCGTCCGGTGGGAGCATATCCAGCGCGTGTTCGAACAGTGCGACCGCAACGTCTCCGAGACCGCGCGCCGCCTCAACATGCACCGCCGCACCCTGCAGCGCATCCTCGGCAAGCACGCCCCGCGCGAGCACTGA
- a CDS encoding alpha/beta fold hydrolase, whose amino-acid sequence MSLDFSAVPRMADGRTAAEHIEEVANRSQIVRVPMGARSAGGTGRMMWHVFGAAPEKPILLLFHGGSGSWIHWIRNVLPLSAHFNVYAADLPGLGDSDPPDDVNDIWSVTHCVEAAMQELVPKDKPFSIAGFSFGGMVSGHIATLFEDRIERIALVGAGGLKATRKPGPKLHKLLAEMPPEMLAAEARRNLEILMLHDPKNVDGIAIHMQILNTTRAKTRSRIMGQAFKLSEVLPRVKTPLTGIWGEFDSTTYPHIQERIDLFRALQPDFEMNVIPGAGHWVAYEAADAFNETLLRVLAR is encoded by the coding sequence ATGAGTCTGGATTTCTCCGCCGTCCCCCGCATGGCCGACGGCCGCACCGCCGCCGAACACATCGAAGAGGTCGCCAACCGGTCGCAGATCGTGCGCGTGCCGATGGGCGCGAGGAGCGCCGGCGGCACCGGCCGGATGATGTGGCACGTCTTCGGGGCCGCGCCCGAAAAGCCGATCCTGCTGCTGTTCCATGGCGGCTCGGGTTCGTGGATCCACTGGATCCGCAACGTCCTGCCGCTCAGCGCCCATTTCAACGTCTACGCCGCCGACCTGCCGGGCCTCGGCGACAGCGATCCGCCGGACGATGTGAACGACATCTGGTCTGTGACGCATTGCGTCGAGGCCGCGATGCAGGAGCTGGTCCCGAAGGACAAGCCGTTCTCGATCGCGGGCTTCTCCTTCGGCGGCATGGTCTCCGGCCACATCGCGACCCTGTTCGAGGACCGCATCGAACGCATCGCGCTGGTCGGCGCCGGCGGCCTCAAGGCCACGCGCAAGCCCGGTCCGAAGCTGCACAAGCTGCTGGCCGAGATGCCGCCCGAGATGCTGGCCGCCGAGGCGCGGCGCAATCTCGAGATCCTGATGCTGCACGATCCGAAGAACGTCGACGGCATCGCGATCCACATGCAGATCCTCAACACCACACGCGCCAAGACCCGCAGCCGCATCATGGGCCAGGCCTTCAAGCTCAGCGAAGTGCTGCCGCGGGTGAAGACGCCGCTCACCGGCATCTGGGGCGAGTTCGATTCGACGACCTATCCGCACATCCAGGAGCGCATCGATCTGTTCCGCGCGCTGCAGCCGGATTTCGAGATGAACGTCATCCCCGGCGCCGGCCACTGGGTGGCCTACGAGGCGGCAGACGCCTTCAACGAGACCCTGTTGCGCGTCCTCGCCAGATGA
- a CDS encoding enoyl-CoA hydratase/isomerase family protein, giving the protein MDVAPGPVVAGSDFAADVAAFSGYWRDAAERLARLPAKPNRDAAAYDAAESLKQAAREARFAFLRRHARTLYDKLTDNRAKFVRIERLVYDAAALVPGLAPTQAQVAAEAELRQSEKDGVEIDQGILCNQFLANADCGLHLCHAMLLPREESTEALAKFQRDGTLDLGYARVERQGKAAVLLLSNRRFLNSEDNATQAATEIGADVCILDRQSEVAVLRGDVVPEGKYAGRRVYNAGINLTHLYYGKIPFLWFLIRDMGFVNKMFRGLARPDVAPDEVAGDSIEKLWISAVETFAIGGGCQILLATDFNIAGRDAYMTLPARKEGIIPAMANLRLSRFVGDRLARQAIMYERRIECDSEVGRMICDEVVEPGEIDATITRVIDRLTGSGAVGAIGNRRALRLGVEPLDTFRRYAALYAREQAYCHFSPALISNLEQYWNAANRRA; this is encoded by the coding sequence ATGGATGTGGCACCGGGGCCGGTCGTGGCCGGCAGCGACTTCGCGGCCGATGTGGCCGCGTTCTCAGGCTACTGGCGCGACGCCGCCGAACGCTTGGCACGACTGCCCGCAAAGCCCAATCGCGATGCCGCCGCCTACGACGCCGCCGAGTCCCTGAAGCAGGCGGCGCGCGAGGCCCGCTTCGCCTTCCTGCGCCGCCACGCTCGCACGCTCTACGACAAGCTGACCGACAATCGCGCCAAGTTCGTGCGCATCGAGCGGCTGGTCTACGACGCCGCCGCCCTCGTGCCCGGCCTCGCGCCGACGCAAGCCCAGGTCGCGGCCGAAGCCGAGTTGCGCCAATCCGAGAAGGACGGCGTGGAAATCGACCAGGGCATCCTCTGCAACCAGTTCCTCGCCAATGCCGACTGCGGCCTGCACCTGTGCCATGCCATGCTGCTGCCGCGCGAAGAATCGACAGAGGCGTTGGCGAAGTTCCAGCGCGACGGAACGCTCGACCTGGGCTACGCGCGCGTCGAGCGCCAGGGCAAGGCGGCGGTGCTGCTCCTATCCAACCGGCGATTCCTCAACTCGGAGGACAATGCCACCCAGGCCGCCACCGAGATCGGCGCCGATGTCTGCATCCTCGACCGGCAGAGCGAGGTCGCCGTGCTGCGCGGCGACGTGGTGCCGGAGGGCAAGTATGCCGGCCGCCGCGTTTACAATGCCGGCATCAACCTCACGCACCTCTACTACGGCAAGATCCCGTTCCTGTGGTTCCTGATCCGCGACATGGGTTTCGTGAACAAGATGTTCCGCGGCCTCGCGCGGCCGGATGTGGCGCCCGACGAGGTCGCGGGCGATTCGATCGAGAAGCTCTGGATCTCGGCGGTCGAGACCTTCGCGATCGGCGGCGGCTGCCAGATCCTGCTGGCGACCGACTTCAACATCGCCGGTCGCGACGCCTACATGACCCTGCCGGCGCGCAAGGAAGGCATCATCCCGGCGATGGCGAACCTGCGGCTGTCGCGCTTCGTCGGCGATCGCCTCGCGCGCCAGGCGATCATGTACGAGCGTCGCATCGAGTGCGATTCGGAGGTCGGCCGCATGATCTGCGACGAAGTCGTGGAACCCGGCGAGATCGACGCCACCATCACCCGCGTGATCGATCGCCTCACCGGATCGGGCGCGGTCGGCGCCATCGGCAATCGCCGCGCCCTGCGCCTCGGGGTCGAGCCACTCGACACGTTCCGCCGCTACGCCGCGCTCTATGCGCGCGAGCAGGCCTACTGCCACTTCAGCCCGGCACTGATCTCGAATCTCGAACAGTACTGGAACGCCGCGAACCGGCGGGCTTAG
- the pyrC gene encoding dihydroorotase: MATANPLPASITIRRPDDWHVHLRDGVMLAACAVHTARQFGRAIIMPNLVPPVTKVAEASAYRDRIRAAVPKELNFEPLMTCYLTDGADPAELTRGKEEGVWVAAKLYPAHATTNSAHGVTSMDRVAKGLEAMEKAGMPLLVHGEVTDAEVDIFDREAVFLDKVLAPLLKRHQGLKIVLEHITTREGVAFVEANPGRMGGTITPHHLSYNRNALFKGGIRPHFYCLPIAKREEHRLALRRAATSGGTQFFLGTDTAPHTTDTKECACGCAGVFNAPVAMQVYTQVFAEEGALAHLEAFASLNGPRFYGLPVNEETVTLHARPLDIPDRVAVPGGGKDITVFRPDTPVDWSF; encoded by the coding sequence ATGGCCACCGCAAATCCGCTCCCCGCCTCGATCACCATCCGCCGTCCCGACGACTGGCACGTCCACCTGCGCGACGGCGTCATGCTGGCGGCCTGCGCCGTGCACACCGCGCGCCAGTTCGGCCGCGCCATCATCATGCCGAACCTCGTGCCGCCGGTGACGAAGGTGGCCGAGGCCAGCGCCTATCGCGACCGTATCCGGGCCGCGGTGCCGAAGGAGCTGAACTTCGAGCCGCTGATGACCTGCTACCTGACCGACGGCGCCGACCCGGCCGAGCTGACGCGCGGCAAGGAAGAAGGCGTCTGGGTCGCGGCCAAGCTCTACCCGGCGCATGCCACCACCAACTCCGCGCACGGCGTGACCTCGATGGATCGCGTCGCGAAAGGGCTGGAGGCGATGGAGAAGGCCGGCATGCCGCTGCTGGTCCATGGCGAGGTGACCGATGCCGAGGTCGACATCTTCGACCGCGAGGCGGTGTTTTTGGACAAGGTGCTGGCGCCGCTGCTGAAGCGCCATCAGGGCCTCAAGATCGTGCTGGAGCACATCACGACCCGCGAGGGCGTGGCCTTCGTCGAGGCCAATCCCGGCAGGATGGGCGGCACGATCACGCCACATCACCTCAGCTACAACCGCAATGCGCTGTTCAAGGGCGGCATCCGTCCGCACTTCTATTGCCTGCCGATCGCCAAGCGAGAGGAGCATCGTCTCGCTCTGCGAAGGGCGGCGACCTCCGGCGGCACGCAGTTCTTCCTCGGGACCGACACCGCTCCGCACACGACCGACACCAAGGAATGCGCCTGCGGCTGCGCCGGCGTCTTCAACGCCCCGGTCGCGATGCAGGTCTATACTCAGGTCTTCGCCGAGGAGGGCGCGCTGGCCCATCTCGAAGCCTTTGCCTCGCTGAACGGCCCGCGCTTCTACGGCCTGCCGGTCAACGAGGAGACGGTCACGCTGCATGCCCGGCCGCTCGACATCCCCGACCGCGTGGCGGTTCCGGGCGGCGGAAAAGACATCACCGTCTTCCGCCCCGACACGCCGGTCGACTGGTCGTTCTAG
- a CDS encoding NUDIX hydrolase, translating to MSKRGIPEGAVVRGTDKGYDDPPKAPLKPGSERPVEQIEKVYPYMRPRDAATLILVRMKGNTPEVLMGCRAAAHAFMPNRYVFPGGKVDPDDARVPVATSLDPFVNERLMRAASAQRARALAVAAVRETFEESGLMLGKPLQGGAPKKDYGEHWQGFLDKGMAPALDCLDLIARAVTPPGRPRRFNARFFMARAEDATGEIRHSSEMGDIRWVQLDEARELPLPTITGLILGEIGRLVKEPPNRKEQRKIPLFTTVHRKHLMIEE from the coding sequence ATGAGCAAACGAGGCATTCCCGAAGGCGCCGTCGTCCGCGGCACCGACAAAGGCTACGACGATCCCCCCAAGGCCCCCCTGAAGCCCGGCAGCGAGCGGCCGGTCGAGCAGATCGAGAAGGTCTATCCGTACATGCGGCCGCGCGATGCGGCGACGCTGATCCTGGTGCGGATGAAGGGCAACACGCCGGAGGTGCTGATGGGCTGCCGCGCCGCCGCCCATGCCTTCATGCCCAACCGCTATGTGTTCCCCGGCGGCAAGGTCGACCCCGACGATGCGCGCGTTCCCGTCGCGACCTCGCTCGATCCCTTCGTCAACGAGCGACTGATGCGTGCGGCCTCGGCGCAACGCGCGCGGGCGCTGGCCGTGGCGGCGGTGCGCGAGACCTTCGAGGAAAGCGGCCTGATGCTGGGCAAGCCCCTCCAGGGGGGCGCGCCCAAGAAAGACTATGGCGAGCACTGGCAGGGCTTCCTCGACAAGGGCATGGCGCCGGCGCTCGACTGCCTCGACCTGATCGCGCGCGCGGTGACGCCACCGGGGCGGCCGCGCCGCTTCAACGCGCGCTTCTTCATGGCGCGGGCCGAGGATGCGACAGGCGAGATCCGGCATTCGAGCGAGATGGGTGACATCCGCTGGGTACAGCTCGACGAGGCGCGCGAGCTGCCGCTGCCGACCATCACCGGGTTGATCCTGGGCGAGATCGGACGGCTGGTGAAGGAACCGCCCAACCGCAAGGAGCAGCGCAAGATTCCGCTCTTCACCACGGTGCATCGCAAGCACCTGATGATCGAGGAATAA